The Papaver somniferum cultivar HN1 unplaced genomic scaffold, ASM357369v1 unplaced-scaffold_18, whole genome shotgun sequence genome includes a window with the following:
- the LOC113338128 gene encoding probable protein ABIL5 codes for MNLQESKPSSPSGNGSLELDSDKHPLDEVERFDKSLRELKELGSQLYYAADYCETSFKKTQEKRIVMENTKEYICKAIVTVVDHLGSVSANLNRRISESSEDLGNDYLRMHCLKQRLLTCTHYSQNLTLSDTRWSSNSPRYYPRYIAPNTAKLEESKPIVRYSDIEDSEPFKTRPKYKLGFESFDKEMPVTLYKNPEKLSYAATWDNNFKKLGMGLSKILPARETSPKSPANQNPYFQFQTTKDIDKKQEWKPEHNRRRSFQLTRRSLQLAGRKTKETMGPL; via the exons ATGAACTTGCAAGAGTCAAAACCATCATCTCCATCTGGTAATGGTTCATTAGAGCTTGATTCCGATAAACACCCGCTCGACGAAGTTGAACGTTTCGACAAATCTCTGCGA gaaCTCAAAGAATTAGGAAGTCAACTATATTATGCTGCTGATTATTGTGAAACATCATTCAAGAAGACCCAAGAGAAACGAAT TGTTATGGAAAATACCAAGGAGTATATATGCAAGGCTATAGTTACTGTTGTCGATCATCTTGGAAGTGTTTCAGCAAATCTTAACCGTCGAATCTCGGAGAGTAGTGAAGATTTAGGGAATGATTATCTTCGAATGCATTGCTTGAAACAA CGGCTTCTGACGTGCACCCATTACTCGCAAAACCTCACCCTTTCTGACACACGCTGGAGTAGTAATTCACCGAGATATTATCCGCGTTATATTGCACCAA ATACTGCTAAGCTGGAGGAATCAAAACCAATTGTAAG GTACAGTGACATTGAAGATTCAGAACCATTTAAAACAAGGCCAAAGTACAAGCTTGGTTTTGAGTCCTTCGACAAAGAGATGCCTGTCACATTATACAAAAATCCTGAAAAACTATCTTATGCTGCAACATGGGATAACAATTTTAAGAAGCTAG GGATGGGGCTCTCAAAAATATTGCCAGCTCGTGAAACTTCGCCAAAGTCACCTGCGAATCAAAATCCTTACTTTCAATTCCAGACAACAAAG GATATCGATAAGAAGCAAGAGTGGAAACCTGAACACAACCGCCGGAGATCATTTCAGCTAACTCGAAGATCATTGCAACTAGCCGGCCGCAAAACTAAGGAAACAATGGGACCTTTGTAG